In one window of Hevea brasiliensis isolate MT/VB/25A 57/8 chromosome 10, ASM3005281v1, whole genome shotgun sequence DNA:
- the LOC110641520 gene encoding protein ACTIVITY OF BC1 COMPLEX KINASE 7, chloroplastic yields MAAILASHSCNCRNVDLLNQLRTLDNISFSSSIPNPLAKFDNQICNPHSRNSRFQVEMRQTESPASRLGAKGNGRVIKMVPVSEVVKRKTLNGKEVKIVNGTNQVNGTGASIIKREPGAALVKTSRYRQTDKLPPLEDSKALPTDEGFSWANENYNNWQRNIHIWSCILSFRVRVLFDNEKWAYLGDFTEEKQKIRRRKTASWLREQILQLGPTFIKLGQLSSTRSDIFPREFVDELAKLQDRVPAFSPEKAKSFIESELGAPVNMLFREFEDQPIAAASLGQVHRAILHNGEKVVVKVQRPGLKKLFDIDLRNMKLVAEYFQRSETFGGPSRDWIGIYEECAKILYQEIDYINEGKNADRFRRDFRNVKWVRVPLVFWDYTATKVLTLEYVPGVKINQLDMLDSRGYNRSRISARSVEAYLIQILKTGFFHADPHPGNLAIDVDEAIIYYDFGMMGEIKSFTRERLLGLFYAVYENDTKKVMQSLVDLEVLQPTGDLSSVRRTVQFFLDNLLSQKLDQQQTLAAIGEDLFAIAQDQPLRIPSTFAFVTRAFSTLEGIGYILDPNFSFVKIAAPYAQELLDLRAKQHSGTQLVEEIRKQASDARSSTMSMPYRVQQIEEFVKQLESGDLKLRVRVLESERAARKATILQMATMYTVLGGTLLNLGVTFTSQGSQVIAYGSFIGAGVFLTLLLRSMQRVKKLDKIEKMI; encoded by the exons ATGGCGGCAATACTTGCTTCACACAGTTGTAATTGCCGTAATGTTGATTTGCTGAATCAACTAAGGACATTGGACAATATCAGTTTCTCCAGTTCAATTCCAAACCCATTAGCAAAGTTTGATAATCAAATATGCAATCCACATTCAAGGAATTCAAGGTTTCAGGTGGAAATGCGACAAACTGAATCTCCAGCCTCAAGATTAGGTGCCAAAGGCAATGGACGAGTGATTAAAATGGTACCTGTGAGTGAGGTAGTGAAGAGGAAAACGCTTAATGGTAAAGAAGTAAAGATAGTGAATGGTACAAACCAGGTTAATGGTACTGGAGCGAGCATAATTAAGAGAGAACCTGGTGCAGCACTTGTTAAGACATCAAGATATAGACAGACGGACAAACTTCCACCATTGGAGGATTCAAAGGCTTTGCCCACAGATGAAGGTTTTAGTTGGGCCAATGAGAATTATAACAATTGGCAGAGGAATATTCATATTTGGTCCTGCATTCTTTCTTTTCGTGTTCGAGTACTGTTTGACAATGAAAAATGGGCATATTTGGGAGACTTCACAGAAGAGAAGCAG AAAATTCGAAGGCGAAAAACTGCTTCATGGCTACGGGAGCAAATATTGCAGCTAGGTCCAACTTTTATCAAACTTGGACAGTTATCTTCAACAAGATCAGATATATTTCCACGGGAGTTTGTGGATGAGCTTGCCAAGTTACAG GACAGGGTCCCTGCCTTCTCACCAGAGAAGGCAAAAAGCTTCATTGAGAGCGAACTGGGAGCTCCTGTAAATATGCTGTTCAGGGAGTTTGAGGACCAACCAATTGCTGCAGCTAGTCTTGGTCAG GTGCACCGTGCTATCTTGCATAATGGAGAGAAAGTAGTCGTGAAAGTGCAAAGGCCTGGTCTCAAGAAGCTTTTCGACATTGATTTGC GTAATATGAAGCTAGTTGCAGAATACTTTCAGAGAAGTGAAACTTTTGGCGGTCCATCTAGAGATTGGATTGGTATATATGAAGAATGTGCCAA GATTTTGTACCAAGAGATTGATTATATTAATGAAGGCAAAAATGCTGACAGATTCCGCAGAGATTTTCGGAATGTAAAGTGGGTCCGAGTACCA CTGGTATTTTGGGATTATACTGCCACAAAGGTGCTGACATTGGAGTATGTACCAG GTGTTAAGATAAATCAACTAGATATGTTGGATTCACGAGGATATAATCGTTCTCGAATTTCTGCACGATCAGTTGAGGCATACTTGATTCAG ATTTTAAAAACTGGTTTCTTTCACGCGGATCCTCATCCTGGAAATCTTGCCATCGATGTGGATGAAGCAATCATCTATTATGACTTTGGTATGATGGGAGAGATCAAGTCTTTTACTCGAGAGAGGTTGCTTGGACTTTTCTATGCGGTTTATGAGAACGATACGAAAAAG GTTATGCAAAGCCTCGTAGATCTTGAAGTACTTCAGCCAACTGGAGATTTATCATCT GTCAGGAGAACTGTACAGTTCTTCTTGGACAATTTATTGAGCCAGAAACTTGATCAGCAGCAGACCTTGGCTGCAATTGGGGAG GATTTATTTGCAATAGCTCAAGATCAACCATTGCGGATTCCATCAACCTTTGCATTTGTTACAAGAGCATTTTCAACACTTGAAG GTATTGGCTACATTCTTGATCCAAATTTTTCGTTTGTGAAGATTGCTGCCCCTTATGCTCAG GAACTTTTAGATCTAAGAGCCAAGCAGCATTCAGGAACACAACTAGTGGAAGAAATAAGGAAACAAGCGAGTGAT GCCAGAAGTTCTACCATGTCGATGCCATACAGAGTTCAGCAGATAGAAGAGTTTGTGAAACAACTTGAATCGGGAGATTTAAAACTTCGAGTTCGGGTGCTTGAG TCAGAAAGAGCAGCTAGGAAAGCAACTATACTACAAATGGCAACTATGTACACAGTCTTGGGAGGTACCCTACTAAATCTTGGGGTAACCTTTACCAGTCAAGGCAGTCAAGTTATCGCATATGGCTCCTTCATCGGTGCAG GAGTTTTCTTGACACTGCTTCTAAGGTCAATGCAAAGGGTGAAGAAGCTTGATAAAATTGAGAAGATGATATGA